The Methylocystis sp. ATCC 49242 region GTGAAGACGACGGTCTTGCCGGCGACGGGCGACGAGGAGGCGATCTCCGGCATCGGCTCCAGCGTCACCTGCGAAAGCAGCGCGTCGAGCTCCTTCTCGTTGTGCGGCTCGGCGAAGAAATCATGCAGCGCCTCCGCCACCACCGGCCCGACACCGTCGATGGAGTCGATGCGCGCGCGGGCTTCCGTGCCCGGATCCGCTTCGCGCGCCGTTTCGCGCAAGGATTCGAAATCGCCGAAATGGCGCGCAAGGCGGCGGGCGTTGGTCTCGCCGACATGGCGGATGCCGAGCGCGTAAAGAAAGCGATTGATCGGGATCGTGCGGCGCGCCTCGATCGCCGCGAAGAGATTGCGCACCGAGGTTTCGCCGAAGCCCTCGCGATTCTTTATCTTTGTCAGGCTCGCGCGGTCGCGCTCCTCGAGCGTGAAAATATCCGACGCCGTCTTTATCAGCCCCTCGTCGTAGAAATATTCGATCTGCCTGTCGCCGAGCCCTTCGATGTCGAAGGCGTTGCGCGAGGCGAAATGTTTCAGCCGCTCCACCGCCTGCGCCGGACAGACGAGCGAGCCCGTGCAGCGGCGCACGACATCGGCCTCTCCCGTCTTCTCGTCGATCTCGCGCAGCGCCGCCGAACCGCAGCGCGGGCAGACATGCGGGAAGTGATAGGGCTTCGCGCCGTGGGGCCTCTTCTCCGTCACCACTTCCACAATCTGAGGAATGACGTCGCCTGCGCGTTGCACGACGACCGTGTCGCCGACGCGTATGTCCTTGCGGGCGATCTCATCCTCATTGTGCAGTGTGGCGTTGGAAACCACGACGCCGCCGACCGTGACAGGCTCCAGCCGCGCTACGGGCGTCAGCGCGCCGGTGCGGCCCACTTGAATCTCTATGTCGCGCAAAATGGTTGTCGCGCGCTCGGCGGGGAATTTATGCGCTGCCGCCCAGCGCGGCGCGCGGGAGACGAAACCGAGCCGCTCCTGCAGCGAAATGTCGTCGACCTTGTAGACGACGCCGTCGATGTCATAGCCGAGCGTCGCCCGCCGCGCCTCGATCGCGCGATAATGCGCGAGCATTTCCTCCGCGCCGTCGCAAAGTCTCGTGAGCGGATTGACCTTCAGGCCGAGACGCCCGAACGCCTCCAGCACGCTCCATTGCGTCTCGCCCGGCAATTCGCTCGCCTCGCCCCAGCCGTATGCGAAGAAATGCAGCGGCCGCCCGGCTGTGATCTTCGGGTCGAGCTGGCGCAGCGACCCTGCCGCCGCATTGCGCGGATTGGCGAAAGGCGGCTTGCCGGCCGCCGTCTGGCGCTCGTTGAGCGCGGCGAAATCGGCGTGGGTCATATAGACCTCGCCGCGCACTTCCAGCACGTCGGGCGCATCGCCATGGAGCTTGTGCGGAATTTCGCGGAGCGTGCGGATATTAGCGGTGACGTCCTCGCCCTCATAGCCGTCGCCGCGCGTCGCCGCCTGCGCGAGGCGTCCGCCTTCATAGCGCAGCGAGCAGGAAAGCCCGTCGATCTTGGGTTCGGCGGTGAAGGCGAGACGCGCCCGCTCGCCAAGACCGAGAAAACGCCGCACGCGCGCGACGAAATCGAAGACCTCCTCGTCCGAAAACACATTGCCGAGCGACAGCATCGGCACGGCGTGCTTTACCTTTGCGAATTTCTCGGAAGGCTTCGCGCCGACCTTCCTCGTCAGCGATTCGGGCGTGACGAGTTCCGGAAAGGCTTTTTCCAGCGCCTCGTAGCGGCGGCGCGCGGCGTCATATTCCGCATCGGGAACGAGCGGCGCGTCCTCCCGATAATAGGCCTCGTCGTAGCGCGCGATGTCCTCGCCGAGGCGCGCATGTTCCGCGCGCGCTTCGGCGGGACTCAATTCGTCGACGGAAAGGGGACGGGAGGCGGGCTTTTTGGTCATGTCGCAATGCGGGTCGGTTCCGTCATTGCGCGGAGCGACGAGGGTTCGCGGAGGCGGCGTCGCGCCTCTCGATTGCTTCGCTCCGCTCGCAATGACGGCGACACCCTAACCCGCCTTGCGGACGGAGGGAATGCTTACGCCGCCTCAGGCGCCGCGCCCACGAGCCGGCGCGCCTCCTGCGAGCTGATCGGACGGCCGAAGGCGTAGCCCTGCGCGTAGCCGCAGCCGAGCTGGTAAAGCTCGATCGCGTCCGACTCGGTCTCGGCGCCTTCCGCCACGACATCCATGCCGAGATCCTGCGCCAGCGCGATGATCGAGCGCAGGATGACGGGGCGCGCGCCCTTGCCGCTCTGCTTCACGAAGGAGCGGTCGATCTTGATCGTGTCGAAGGGGAAACGCTGCAGATAGGCGAGCGAGGAATAGCCCGTGCCGAAATCGTCGAGCGAGAGCCCGGCGCCGAGCTCCTTTATGCGCGCCAGCATCTGCGCCGCATATTCGGGATTCTCCATCACGAGGCTTTCCGTGAGTTCGAGCTTGAGGCTGCCCTTCACGATGTCGTGGCGCATCAGCACGCTCTTTACGTCGCGCAGCAGATCATGTCGCAGCAATTGCCGAGATGAGACGTTCACAGAGGCGAAAATCGGCGGATCGACGGCGAGCGCGCGCTGCCAGGCGGCGAGTTCACGCGCGGTCCGCTCCAGCGCCAGCAGGCCGAAATCGATAATGAGGCCCGTCTGCTCGGCGATCGGAATGAATTGCGAGGGCTCGAGGCGCCCGAGGCGCGGGTGGTCCCAGCGCAGCAGCGCCTCGAAACCGGCGATGGTGCGGTCTTCGAGACGCACGATCGGTTGAAAGAAGACCTTGACCTCGCCGCGCTCCAGCGCCCGGCGCATGTCGGCCTCGAGCGTCAGACGGTCGGAACGCTGCGCGCGCATCGCCGGGCGGAAGACCTCGATGCGATTGCCGCCGCTGCGCTTGGCGTGGCGCATGGCGATCTCGGCGTCCTCGAGCATGTCGTCGGCGCCGGGGTGCATCTGCTGGTCATAGAGCGCGATGCCGATGGAGGCGAAAAGCGCGATCTCGCGGTCGGTGAAGCGCACCGGCGTCGCCAGCGAGCGGCGCACGGAATCGGCGAGCGTGATGACGTGATCGGCGTGCGTCTCGGACACGAGGATGATGGCGAATGCGTCGCCGTTGAGCCGCGCCAGCGTGTCCTGCGGCTGCAGCAACCGCGTGAGGCGATGCGCGACAGTCAGCAGGATGCTGTCGCCCATGGCGATGCCGACCTGCTCGTTGATCTGCTTGAAGCGGTCGATGTCGATGACGAGCACCGTGGGGCGCACGTCCTTGTCCATGCGCGCGAAGACCAGGGCGGCTTCGAGACGGTCGAAGAAAAGTTCTCGATTGGGCAGGCCCGTCAGATTGTCATGCACCGCGTCATGCAGCAGACGCTCCTGCGCGTTGCGCTCGTCCGTGACGTCGGTGAGCGTGCCGACGACGCGGATGACCTCGCCGTCCGGCCCGACGACGGGACGCGCCCGCAGCCTGTAGCAGAGATAGTGCCCGTCGGCCGCGCGCAGGCGGAACTCCTGGTTGATGCGGCCGCGGCGCTGCTCCAACAGCGCGTCGAGGCAGGCGCGGTAACGGTCCTGCTCGAAGGGATGCAGAAGGTCGAGCCAGGAGGAGGCGGCGCCTTCCAGCCCGCCGCGATCGAGGCCGAGCGCGGCCTCGGCTTCGGGGCTGACGTAGATATGGTCGGAGGGCACGTCCCAGTCAAAGACGATCTCATTGGCGCCGGTCATGGCCAGCGCCTTGCGCTCCACGTCGCTGATCGCTCCATGGGAGAGACCGCCTGTCGCGAAGGCGTTCTGCATCACGGTGAAGCCGATCAGCATGACGATGAGGACGAGGCCGCCGACGAGCGCCGGCGAGACGAGGTCGTTCGTCATCCATCCCGCGACCGCGAAACCCGCCGTCGCCACCCAGACGACGAGCAGGAACCAGGTGGGGATGAGCATAATCGCGCGCTCGAAGCCGTGCGACGCGAGATAGAGCACAAGCACGAAGCCGACGACGGCGATCGTCGCGAGCGAGATGCGCGCGACGCCTGCCGCCACGGGCGCGTCGAACATGGCGAGGCCGATGAGGTCGGCGAGGATCAACAGCCACAGCGCCGCCACATGCCAGGCGCGCACATGCCAGCGGTTGAGATTGAGATAGGCGAAGAGGAAGACGACCAGAGTCGCGGAGAGAACCGTCTCCGCGCCGGCGCGCCAGATGCGGTCGGTGTTGGCGTCGGAGCCGAAAATCTTGTCCCAGAAACCGAAGTCGATGACGACATAGGCGAGCACCGCCCAGGCCAGCGCGGCTGCGGCCGGGAAGATGACCGCGCCCTTCACCACGAAGACGATGGTGAGGAAAAGCGCCAGAAGTCCCGCGATGCCGATGACGATGCCCTTGTAAAGGGTCAGGCTCGTCACCTTGTCCTTGTAGGCTTCGGGCTCCCAGAGATAGAGCTGCGGAAGGTTCGGCGTGCGCAGCTCCGCCACATAAGTGACGGTGGTGCCGGGATCGAGGGTCAGCCTGAAGACGTCGGCGTCGGCGCTGTCCTCCGCTTCGGGCGGAAAGCCCTGACTGGCGGTGATGGCGTTGATGCGCGTGGAGCCGAGGTCCGGCCATATGACGCCCGAGCCCTGAAGCCGGAAATGCGGGGCGACGATCAGGCGCTCGATCTGCTCGTCAGTGTCGTTCGTCAGCGCGAAGACGATCCAGTTGGGGCGGCTGCCTGCCTCGCGGGCGCCCACCTCGATGCGGCGGACGATGCCGTCGGAGCCCGGCGCGGTCGAAACCTGCAGGCGGTCGCCCTGCGAGGAGTGCTTCTCGACGACATGGGTGAGGTCGATCGCCCGCGCGCCCTGCGGCACGCGCACCGACTCCATGGCAAGGACCGCCGTCGCAGAGACGAACAGCAGAAAAAGGGCGGTCAGAAAGGTCTGGAGACGCACATTCACTTCTCGATTACGGGCTCTATCCGATAGCGAACCGCCAAAGACGTCAAAAGCGTGGCGGGGACGCGTCTCGCTCCCGCAGCGCCCGCGCGTGGCGGCCGCAGGCGCGCGCCCGGACCCGCCCGGCGGGCGTCGAACATGCCGGACAGATGGTAAAAATCAGTAGAGCCTTCGGCGTCGATCCGCAAGTCGATTCAATCCGGCCCAAAATCCGGTATGGTCCTTGCGTGCGAAAGTCGGCAGCGCTTGCGGAGGGCCGACGGCGCCAATATACGCTTCAGGACAGGCTGCGGCGCGGCGGCGCGGGATTCCTCAGGCGACATTCATTTTCGCGACGGTCCGTCCGCCGGCGGCGCCATGTAAACGGGAACGGATCTGATGCGTAGCGCTCTTGGCGGCCCCCGCCTTTTGCTGCGCCGGCTGCGCGAAATCAGCGCGGAGTCGGTGAGCGCGCAGGCGCGTCTCGACAAGATCGTGGTGCAGATCGCCGCGAACATGGTCGCCGAGGTCTGCTCCGTCTACGTGCTGCGCGCCGACCAGCGTCTCGAACTTTACGCCACCGAAGGCCTCAATCGCGAGGCCGTGCATCAGACCACCATGCACTCGGGCGAAGGCCTCGTCGGCCTCATCGCCAAGAGCGCCGAGCCGCTGGCGCTCTCCGAGGCGCAGGAGCATCCGGCCTTCGCCTACAAGCCGGAGACGGGCGAAGAAGTCTACCACTCCTTCCTCGGCGTACCGATCCTGCGCGGCGGCAACACGCTCGGCGTGCTCGTCGTCCAGAACAAGGTTCGCCGCGTCTATTCCGAGGAGGAAATCGAGGCGCTTCAGACGACGGCGATGCTCCTCGCCGAACTCATCGCCTCGGGCGAGCTGCAGGCGATAGAGGACCCCCGCGACCTCGCGCTCTACCGTCCCGCCACGCTCAGGGGTTCGCCGATGGTCGAGGGCGTCGGCCTCGGCCATGTGCTGCTCCACGAGCCGCGCGTCGTCGTCAAGCAGCTCGTGGCCGAGGACATCTCCGGCGAACTCGGGCGGCTGGAGCAGGCGATCGACGCCATGCGCGCCGCGATCGACGAACTCGTCGCCCATGGCGACCGCATGGGCGCCGGCGAGCATCGCGAAGTGCTCCAGACCGTCCGCATGGTCGCAAACGACCGCGGCTGGGTGCGCCGCCTTCGCGAGGCGGTGATGTCCGGCCTGACCGCGGAGGCCGCCGTCGAGCGCGTCCAGAACGACGCCCGCGCGCGCATGCAGCGCCAGACCGACCCCTATCTGCGCGACCGGCTGCATGATCTCGACGACATCGCCAATCGGCTGCTGCACCAGCTCACCGGTCAGAGCTATGTCGCCGACCGCGAGAGCGTGCCGGAAAACGCGATCATCGTCGCCCGCACCATGGGGCCGGCGGCGCTGCTCGACTACGACCGCAAGCGGCTGCGCGGGCTGGTGCTCGAGGAGGGCGGGCCGACGAGCCATGTCGCCATCGTGGCCCGGGCGCTCGGCGTCGCGACCGTCGGCCTCGTGCCGGGCCTCATCGACATCGTCGAGACGGGCGATCCGATCATCGTCGACGGCTCCACCGGCGAAGTCCATGTGCGGCCGCAGCCCGACGTTCAGAGCGCCTATGCCGAAAAGGCGCGGCTGCGGGCAAGGCGTCAGGAGCAATACGCCAGGCTGCGGGACGTTCCCGCCATCACGAAAGACGGGGTGCAGATCGCGCTGCACATGAACGCCGGCCTCGCCATCGACATGCCGCATGTCCACGAGACCGGCGCGGCGTCGGTCGGCCTCTTCCGCACGGAGCTGCAATTCATGCTCGCGCCGCGCTTTCCGCGCATGGACGAGCAGCACCGCTTTTACAAGGCCGTGCTCGACGCCGCCCCCGACCGGCCGATAACATTCCGCACGCTCGACATCGGCTCGGACAAGATTCTTCCCTACATGGCGAAGATCGAGGAGGAGAATCCGGCGCTCGGCTGGCGCGCCATCCGCATCGGCCTCGACCGTCCCGGCCTGCTGCGGATGCAGATACGCGCCATGCTGAAGGCGGGCGCCGACCGCGACCTGCGCATCATGTTCCCGATGATCGCCAATGTCGCGGAGTTCGAGGCGGCCAGAGCCATCGCCCTGCGCGAGCTCGATCACATAAAGCGCCACGACTACTCGCCGCCGCGGTCGCTGCGGCTCGGCGCCATGGTGGAGGTGCCGTCGCTCCTTTGGGAGCTCGACCTCATCGCGGAGCGCGCGGATTTTCTGTCGGTCGGCTCCAACGACCTCGTCCAGTACATGTATGCGGCGGACCGCGACAACACGCGCGTCTCCAAGCGCTATGACAATCTCTCGCCGCCCGTGCTGCGCGCGCTGGAGCGCGTCGCCGAAGCAGGACGGCGCGCGAACACGCCCGTCACTCTTTGCGGCGAAATGGGCGGGCGCCCGCTCGAGGCGCTGGCCCTGCTCGCCATCGGCTATCGCTCGCTATCCATGTCGCCCTCCGCCATCGGCCCGGTGAAGTCGATGATCCTCAATGTCGATCTCGACGAGGCGCAGGTGTTTCTGGCGACGCTGCTCGCGGCCGACGACGGCGCGCCCTCGGTGCGCGAAAAGCTGCGCGATTATGCGCTTTCGCGCAACATTCCCTTGTAGCGACGCTCTTCCGCCTTTTCGTCGCTCGCCCGCACCCTCACGAATCCGATCCGCATGTTCGCACAAGACAAGCTCGACCTCATTCTGCGCCGTTATGACGAAATCGGCGAGAAACTCGCCGGCGGCGCCGACGGACAGACATTCGTCGCCCTCTCGCGCGAGCGCGCCACGCTCGACGACGTCGTCGACGCCATCCGCGCCTGGCGCGACGCGCAGCGCGAAGTCGACGATCTCGCCGCCATGCTGGCCGACTCTTCGCTCGACCCCGAGATGCGCGCGCTGGCGGAATCCGAAACCGACGGCGCGCGCGAAAAACTGGAGGCCGCCGCAAACACGCTGCGACTCGCCCTGCTGCCGAAGGACGAAGCCGACGAGAAGGGCGTCATTCTCGAAGTGCGCGCCGGCACGGGCGGGGACGAGGCCGCGCTTTTCGCCGGCGATCTCTTCCGCGCCTATCAGAAATACGCGGCGCTCAAGGGCTGGCGCGTTGAGCTCGTCTCGGAGAGCCCCGGCGCGCTCGGCGGCTTCAAGGAAATCGTCGCCGAAATCATCGGGCGCGGCGTCTATGGAAGGCTGAAATTCGAATCCGGCGTGCATCGCGTGCAGCGTGTGCCGGAGACGGAGACGCAGGGCCGGATCCACACTTCCGCCGCCACGGTCGCCGTGCTGCCGCAAGCCGAAGACGTCGACATCGACATCGACGAAAAGGATTTGCAGATCGACACCATGCGCGCCCAGGGCGCCGGCGGCCAGCACGTCAACAAGACGGAATCGGCGATCCGCATCACCCATATTCCCTCGGGCATCGTGGTGATGATGCAGGAGGAGCGCTCGCAGCATCGCAACAAGGCGAAAGCCATGAATGTGTTGCGCTCACGCCTCTATGACGCCGAGCGCCAGCGCCTCGACAAGGAGCGCTCCGACGACCGCAAGCAACAGGTCGGCTCAGGCGACCGCTCGGAACGCATCCGCACCTATAATTTTCCGCAAGGGCGCGTCACCGACCATCGCATCAATCTCACGCTCTACAAGCTCGATCGCGTGATGGAAGGCGAGTTCGACGAGATCATCGACGCGCTGACGACCGATCACCAGCAGAAGCTGCTCGCGCAGAGCGAGGCGTAAAACATCCTCTTTCCTCGCGCGTTCGTCATGTGCGTTCGCGTACAAACGCGGGCGAAGACGCGCCTTAAGTTGCTCTCATTCGCGAAACGGAAATCGCGAAACAACCAAAGGAGAGCATCATGTCCACATCGAAGAAGATCGTCACCACGACCATCGCCGCCGCTGTTCTTGCCGGTTCGGTCGCGAGCGCCACGCCGGCCCTCGCCTGGCATCATCACCATGGTTACGGCTGGGGCCCCTATGCGGCCGGCGCAGTCGGCGCTCTTGCGATCGGCGCAATCGCCGCGGGCGTCGCCGCGAGCGACGGCTGCTATTACGAAAGCCGCCCGATCTTCAATCGCTGGGGCGATGTCGTCGGCTACCGCCGCTATCCCGTGTGCTGAGCGCGGCCGAAATGGTGAAAAGGGAAGAAGGGCTGGCGGCCGCCGGCCCTGTCTTCATGCAATGAGCAATCCCTTACGGCGACTCACCAGCCGTCGAAGACGCTGCCATATTCCGAATAGCGCAGCGGGTCCTGGTCGGCGAAATCCTGCTGCTCGAGGAAATAACGGTCATTGGCTCGGGCGTTCGGCCGCAGCTTTCCCTGCGCCGCCGCCGAAGCGGCGCCGTCGTCGAGCCAGTCCTTGTTGGTCGTGAGATTCTTCGGCAGGGCGATTGGAAAATCGTCTTCGTTGTTGGCGGCGACCTGACCGGCGGGCGCCGGCTGCTTGCGGGATTTCGCAAGCGCGTCTCCCGAGGCAAGCGCACAAAGCAGGGCGAGACCCAGTGAGATTTTCAGCGCGCGACGCATTTTCAACTCCCCCAAAACTCCCGATAGAAACTCACCTTAGCCACAACCAGCATCGCCTGGCTAGTGCCGGAAGTGCCTTACGCCGGTGAAGACCATTGCGAGGCCTTTCTCGTCCGCCGCGGCGATCACGTCCTTGTCGTTGATCGAGCCGCCCGGTTGAATGACCGCCGTAGTGCCGGCCGCCGCCGCCGCGAGGAGCCCGTCGGGGAAGGGAAAGAAGGCGTCCGACGCGACGACCGAGCCTTTCGCGAGACTTTCGGCAAGGCCCGCCGCCTGCGCCGCCTCGCCCGCCTTGTGCGCGGCGGTGCGCGAGGAATCCACACGCGACATCTGTCCCGCGCCAATCCCCACCGTGGCGAGATCCTTGGCGTAAACGATGGCGTTGGACTTCACATGCTTGACGACGCGATAGGCGAATTTCATGTCCGCCAGCTCCTGCGCGGTCGGCTGGCGCTTCGTGACGACCTTCAGATCCATGTCGTCGACGACGG contains the following coding sequences:
- the ligA gene encoding NAD-dependent DNA ligase LigA, yielding MTKKPASRPLSVDELSPAEARAEHARLGEDIARYDEAYYREDAPLVPDAEYDAARRRYEALEKAFPELVTPESLTRKVGAKPSEKFAKVKHAVPMLSLGNVFSDEEVFDFVARVRRFLGLGERARLAFTAEPKIDGLSCSLRYEGGRLAQAATRGDGYEGEDVTANIRTLREIPHKLHGDAPDVLEVRGEVYMTHADFAALNERQTAAGKPPFANPRNAAAGSLRQLDPKITAGRPLHFFAYGWGEASELPGETQWSVLEAFGRLGLKVNPLTRLCDGAEEMLAHYRAIEARRATLGYDIDGVVYKVDDISLQERLGFVSRAPRWAAAHKFPAERATTILRDIEIQVGRTGALTPVARLEPVTVGGVVVSNATLHNEDEIARKDIRVGDTVVVQRAGDVIPQIVEVVTEKRPHGAKPYHFPHVCPRCGSAALREIDEKTGEADVVRRCTGSLVCPAQAVERLKHFASRNAFDIEGLGDRQIEYFYDEGLIKTASDIFTLEERDRASLTKIKNREGFGETSVRNLFAAIEARRTIPINRFLYALGIRHVGETNARRLARHFGDFESLRETAREADPGTEARARIDSIDGVGPVVAEALHDFFAEPHNEKELDALLSQVTLEPMPEIASSSPVAGKTVVFTGALERLTRDEAKAQAERFGAKVAASVSKKTDLVVAGPGAGSKLAKAQELGIEVISEDEWFTRTGQG
- a CDS encoding EAL domain-containing protein — its product is MRLQTFLTALFLLFVSATAVLAMESVRVPQGARAIDLTHVVEKHSSQGDRLQVSTAPGSDGIVRRIEVGAREAGSRPNWIVFALTNDTDEQIERLIVAPHFRLQGSGVIWPDLGSTRINAITASQGFPPEAEDSADADVFRLTLDPGTTVTYVAELRTPNLPQLYLWEPEAYKDKVTSLTLYKGIVIGIAGLLALFLTIVFVVKGAVIFPAAAALAWAVLAYVVIDFGFWDKIFGSDANTDRIWRAGAETVLSATLVVFLFAYLNLNRWHVRAWHVAALWLLILADLIGLAMFDAPVAAGVARISLATIAVVGFVLVLYLASHGFERAIMLIPTWFLLVVWVATAGFAVAGWMTNDLVSPALVGGLVLIVMLIGFTVMQNAFATGGLSHGAISDVERKALAMTGANEIVFDWDVPSDHIYVSPEAEAALGLDRGGLEGAASSWLDLLHPFEQDRYRACLDALLEQRRGRINQEFRLRAADGHYLCYRLRARPVVGPDGEVIRVVGTLTDVTDERNAQERLLHDAVHDNLTGLPNRELFFDRLEAALVFARMDKDVRPTVLVIDIDRFKQINEQVGIAMGDSILLTVAHRLTRLLQPQDTLARLNGDAFAIILVSETHADHVITLADSVRRSLATPVRFTDREIALFASIGIALYDQQMHPGADDMLEDAEIAMRHAKRSGGNRIEVFRPAMRAQRSDRLTLEADMRRALERGEVKVFFQPIVRLEDRTIAGFEALLRWDHPRLGRLEPSQFIPIAEQTGLIIDFGLLALERTARELAAWQRALAVDPPIFASVNVSSRQLLRHDLLRDVKSVLMRHDIVKGSLKLELTESLVMENPEYAAQMLARIKELGAGLSLDDFGTGYSSLAYLQRFPFDTIKIDRSFVKQSGKGARPVILRSIIALAQDLGMDVVAEGAETESDAIELYQLGCGYAQGYAFGRPISSQEARRLVGAAPEAA
- the ptsP gene encoding phosphoenolpyruvate--protein phosphotransferase, with protein sequence MRSALGGPRLLLRRLREISAESVSAQARLDKIVVQIAANMVAEVCSVYVLRADQRLELYATEGLNREAVHQTTMHSGEGLVGLIAKSAEPLALSEAQEHPAFAYKPETGEEVYHSFLGVPILRGGNTLGVLVVQNKVRRVYSEEEIEALQTTAMLLAELIASGELQAIEDPRDLALYRPATLRGSPMVEGVGLGHVLLHEPRVVVKQLVAEDISGELGRLEQAIDAMRAAIDELVAHGDRMGAGEHREVLQTVRMVANDRGWVRRLREAVMSGLTAEAAVERVQNDARARMQRQTDPYLRDRLHDLDDIANRLLHQLTGQSYVADRESVPENAIIVARTMGPAALLDYDRKRLRGLVLEEGGPTSHVAIVARALGVATVGLVPGLIDIVETGDPIIVDGSTGEVHVRPQPDVQSAYAEKARLRARRQEQYARLRDVPAITKDGVQIALHMNAGLAIDMPHVHETGAASVGLFRTELQFMLAPRFPRMDEQHRFYKAVLDAAPDRPITFRTLDIGSDKILPYMAKIEEENPALGWRAIRIGLDRPGLLRMQIRAMLKAGADRDLRIMFPMIANVAEFEAARAIALRELDHIKRHDYSPPRSLRLGAMVEVPSLLWELDLIAERADFLSVGSNDLVQYMYAADRDNTRVSKRYDNLSPPVLRALERVAEAGRRANTPVTLCGEMGGRPLEALALLAIGYRSLSMSPSAIGPVKSMILNVDLDEAQVFLATLLAADDGAPSVREKLRDYALSRNIPL
- the prfA gene encoding peptide chain release factor 1, producing MFAQDKLDLILRRYDEIGEKLAGGADGQTFVALSRERATLDDVVDAIRAWRDAQREVDDLAAMLADSSLDPEMRALAESETDGAREKLEAAANTLRLALLPKDEADEKGVILEVRAGTGGDEAALFAGDLFRAYQKYAALKGWRVELVSESPGALGGFKEIVAEIIGRGVYGRLKFESGVHRVQRVPETETQGRIHTSAATVAVLPQAEDVDIDIDEKDLQIDTMRAQGAGGQHVNKTESAIRITHIPSGIVVMMQEERSQHRNKAKAMNVLRSRLYDAERQRLDKERSDDRKQQVGSGDRSERIRTYNFPQGRVTDHRINLTLYKLDRVMEGEFDEIIDALTTDHQQKLLAQSEA